In the genome of Notamacropus eugenii isolate mMacEug1 chromosome 5, mMacEug1.pri_v2, whole genome shotgun sequence, one region contains:
- the LOC140508361 gene encoding uncharacterized protein produces the protein MASGTQRPSSQELVTFKDVVVDFTEEEWGLLDPSQKELYKDVTLESVQNLLSLDAETRFEVNEMPRKLGNFVEECDLQRFMSDGLCDFNWRGIPNSNIQVERNPKSDCEFEKVGKKIRQSSILNHCKKMTSMNDCLQDSEYSKFFTEQVELFQSHEKASGMPIYPGNQWEMSMNWNSDLIKHQKNDIGEMLSVNSKGGKALSRNSKIIAHQQIPIREEPDEYNEGETSSSHHSSLPCLPGMKRYAYPQREKALSRNSKIIAHQQIPIREDPDENNECETTSSHHSSLPCLPGMKKYAYPQRGKAFGWNSDLDRSQKMPTGEKFYKCEECGKVFCHRSFLIRHQKIHTGEKPFECYQCGMSFRQSSKLAIHQSIHAGEKPFECYQCGMSFRQSSKLAIHQSIHAGEKPFECYQCGMAFRRSSKLAIHQSIHTGEKPFECYQCGMAFRQSSKLAVHQRIHTGEKPFECNQCGMSFRQSSHLARHQRIHTGEKPYECDQCRKTFRQSSQLAIHQRIHTGEKPYECNQCRKTFRQRSQLVIHESTHTRKKIFCDLCGKAFSWKCSLNAHQKIHTAENQFVANLAES, from the exons GAGTtggtgacattcaaggatgtggTCGTGGACTTCACTGAGGAGGAGTGGGGCCTCTTGGACCCTTCTCAGAAAGAGCTATACAAAGATGTCACACTGGAGAGTGTTCAGAACCTGCTGTCCCTGG atgcAGAGACCAGGTTCGAAGTAAATGAGATGCCGAGAAAGCTGGGAAATTTTGTGGAAGAATGTGACCTGCAAAGATTCATGAGTGATGGTCTCTGTGACTTCAACTGGAGAGGAATCCCCAACTCTAATATCCAGGTAGAGAGAAATCCAAAGAGTGACTGTGAATTTGaaaaagttggaaagaaaatCAGGCAGTCTTCAATCCTAAATCACTGTAAGAAAATGACCTCAATGAATGACTGTCTTCAAGATAGTGAATATAGCAAGTTCTTTACTGAACAGGTAGAGCTTTTTCAGTCCCATGAGAAGGCTTCTGGAATGCCAATATATCCAGGTAATCAATGGGAAATGTCCATGAACTGGAATTCAGACCTCATtaaacatcagaaaaatgatattGGAGAAATGCTTTCTGTAAATAGTAAAGGTGGGAAGGCCTTGAGTCGGAACTCTAAAATTATTGCTCATCAGCAAATTCCCATTAGAGAGGAGCCTGATGAATATAATGAAGGTGAAACAAGCTCATCTCACCATTCATCTCTTCCTTGCCTGCCTGGAATGAAAAGGTATGCATATCCTCAGCGTGAGAAGGCCTTGAGTCGGAACTCTAAGATTATTGCTCATCAGCAAATTCCCATTAGAGAGGATCCTGATgaaaataatgaatgtgaaaCAACCTCATCTCACCATTCATCTCTTCCTTGCCTGCCTGGAATGAAAAAGTATGCATATCCTCAGCGTGGGAAGGCCTTTGgttggaactcagatcttgatAGATCTCAGAAGATGCCTACTGGGGAGAAGTTTTATAAATGTGAAGAATGTGGGAAGGTTTTCTGCCACAGATCATTCCTTATTCGCCATCagaaaattcacactggagagaaaccttttgaatgttaTCAGTGTGGAATGTCTTTTAGACAAAGTTCCAAACTAGCTATCCATCAGAGCATCCAcgctggagagaaaccttttgaatgttaTCAGTGTGGAATGTCTTTTAGACAAAGTTCCAAACTAGCTATCCATCAGAGCATCCAcgctggagagaaaccttttgaatgttaTCAGTGTGGAATGGCTTTTAGACGAAGTTCCAAACTAGCTATCCATCAGAgcatccacactggagagaaaccttttgaatgttaTCAGTGTGGAATGGCTTTTAGACAAAGTTCCAAACTAGCTgtccatcagagaatccacactggagagaaaccttttgagtGTAATCAGTGTGGAATGTCTTTTAGACAAAGTTCCCACCTTGCtagacatcagagaatccacactggagagaaaccttatgaatgtgatcaatgtaGAAAGACTTTTAGGCAGAGTTCCCAACTTGCTATACATcaaagaattcacactggagaaaagccttatgaatgtaatcaatgtagAAAGACTTTTAGACAAAGATCTCAACTTGTTATACATGAGAGTACCCACACTAGAAAGAAAATCTTTTGTGATctgtgtggaaaggctttcagttGGAAATGCAGTCTTAATGCacatcagaaaatccacactGCAGAGAatcagtttgttgctaacttggcaGAAAGCTGA